A single Natranaerobius thermophilus JW/NM-WN-LF DNA region contains:
- a CDS encoding M23 family metallopeptidase, whose amino-acid sequence MKPKFVKNTRGSSQKQFRHLFIPILLVGIILTAGWIYLDIDDIQGTNPVAGDNGEKVKDEENKDSEETKDVVSEGDEEEVVNGQKDKEKQETENGKEETDQEDADQSAEIPPSEEWDRDLIVSKLDHFISPIEDAVITYADSHLPGADRAYRNGVHEGIDYFNEYVGVPIEIDTPVKSVAEGEVIRADHDFKELEKSYRDELLEETAELGKTPEDTLDKLRGKQVWVEHEHNIVVRYAHLNSIEAHIEEGYQIEQGEVLGGVGNTGTGAAAEGRDDGPHLHMEIWLGEDQRFLGEEKSIDETREILVEIFE is encoded by the coding sequence ATGAAACCAAAATTTGTAAAAAATACCAGAGGGAGCTCTCAAAAGCAGTTTCGACATTTATTTATACCCATTTTGCTTGTTGGCATTATCCTGACAGCTGGTTGGATTTATTTGGATATTGACGATATCCAAGGAACGAACCCAGTAGCAGGTGATAATGGAGAAAAAGTTAAAGATGAAGAAAACAAAGACAGTGAAGAAACTAAAGACGTGGTATCAGAAGGTGATGAAGAGGAAGTAGTTAACGGTCAAAAAGACAAAGAAAAACAAGAAACGGAAAATGGTAAAGAAGAAACCGATCAGGAAGATGCAGATCAAAGCGCAGAAATACCACCTTCAGAAGAATGGGACCGAGACTTAATCGTATCTAAATTAGACCATTTTATCTCACCTATTGAAGATGCTGTAATTACTTATGCTGATAGTCACTTACCGGGTGCGGATAGAGCTTATCGTAATGGTGTCCACGAAGGAATAGATTATTTTAATGAATATGTAGGCGTTCCAATAGAAATTGATACTCCAGTTAAGTCTGTCGCTGAGGGAGAGGTAATCAGAGCAGATCATGATTTTAAGGAGCTAGAAAAGTCTTATCGTGATGAATTACTTGAAGAAACAGCAGAACTTGGTAAAACACCAGAAGATACTTTGGACAAGCTCAGAGGAAAGCAAGTTTGGGTGGAACACGAACATAATATTGTCGTCAGATATGCCCATTTAAACAGCATTGAAGCACACATAGAGGAAGGTTACCAAATAGAGCAAGGAGAAGTTCTCGGTGGTGTAGGGAATACGGGGACTGGAGCTGCAGCAGAAGGAAGAGATGACGGCCCACACCTCCATATGGAAATATGGTTGGGAGAAGATCAACGCTTTTTAGGAGAAGAAAAATCCATTGACGAAACGCGAGAGATACTTGTAGAAATCTTTGAGTAA
- the ispD gene encoding 2-C-methyl-D-erythritol 4-phosphate cytidylyltransferase produces MCNSNLNVSVILPAGGQGSRMGQSINKQYLNLRGQPILARTWRVFTRLPCVKEIFLVVASGEERFCWENVVYPYKDLENTVNIQVLSGGKERQDSVYEGLKRVSEESDYTIIHDGARPLITQQNIENSLIQAKESGASIVAVPVKNTIKSLQYPLKVKSLSNGDEVPKVKETLPRNTLIEVQTPQTFKSTLIKDAYQWALRQNITATDDSSLVEKMGHQVSVVQGSFENIKVTTPEDLFMAEEILKKREEQI; encoded by the coding sequence TTGTGTAATTCAAACTTAAATGTTTCAGTGATTTTACCAGCAGGCGGTCAAGGGTCGAGAATGGGTCAGTCTATAAATAAACAGTACCTTAATTTGAGAGGTCAACCGATTTTGGCAAGAACATGGCGGGTGTTTACCCGCCTTCCTTGTGTTAAGGAAATTTTTTTAGTTGTAGCATCGGGAGAAGAAAGATTCTGTTGGGAAAATGTAGTCTACCCCTATAAAGATCTTGAAAATACTGTTAATATCCAGGTCCTTTCAGGGGGTAAAGAACGTCAAGACTCTGTTTATGAAGGATTGAAACGGGTTTCTGAAGAAAGCGACTATACAATAATTCATGATGGGGCTAGGCCTTTAATTACACAACAAAATATTGAAAACAGTCTGATTCAAGCTAAAGAGTCAGGTGCCTCTATTGTCGCGGTCCCTGTAAAAAATACTATTAAAAGCTTGCAGTACCCATTAAAAGTCAAGAGTTTAAGTAACGGAGATGAAGTTCCTAAAGTTAAAGAAACTCTTCCCAGAAATACCTTGATAGAAGTTCAAACTCCTCAAACCTTTAAATCTACTTTGATTAAAGATGCATATCAGTGGGCGCTTCGACAAAACATTACAGCTACAGACGATTCTTCTTTAGTAGAAAAAATGGGTCATCAGGTGTCTGTAGTTCAAGGAAGTTTTGAAAACATTAAAGTAACAACTCCAGAAGACCTGTTTATGGCAGAAGAGATATTGAAAAAACGGGAGGAGCAAATATGA
- the radA gene encoding DNA repair protein RadA — MEKLKKSTIYYMCLDCGHTELKWLGKCPACSNWNTFQKKYQQPSDNKHKSNIGSSESEQSSQVITLSEIDLEKEPRMSTSIDELDRVLGGGIVPGSVVLFGGDPGIGKSTLMLQASHNLDTLNFSTLYVSGEESLSQLKLRCERLGLNSESLLFASITDLRELENRLNEQKPQILIIDSIQSLYTPEIEAPPGSLSQVKHCAAVLHSVAKENEIACLIVGHVTKAGQIAGPKVLEHIVDTVLYFEGDHHQDYRILRSIKNRFGPIEIGVFEMRQTGLQEITNPSKLFLRKRPDYTVGSAILPSLEGTRAFLVEIQALVSTSQLGTPRRVVTGIDSNRAALITAVLEKKSGLHLVGDDIFINVVGGAKVAEPAADLAVALSLISSFKEQGFPGDLVVMGEIGLTGEIRSCNQPEKRLLEAERMGFKKAILPEACRLNHHQGNIEIYPVSYLKDVLEILSG, encoded by the coding sequence GTGGAAAAATTGAAAAAATCGACAATATATTACATGTGTTTAGACTGTGGACATACGGAATTAAAGTGGTTAGGTAAGTGTCCTGCATGTTCTAATTGGAATACATTTCAAAAAAAATATCAACAACCGAGCGATAATAAGCATAAATCTAACATTGGTTCATCTGAATCAGAACAATCTTCTCAAGTAATCACCTTGTCAGAGATTGACTTAGAAAAAGAACCTCGTATGAGTACAAGCATCGATGAACTTGATAGAGTTTTAGGTGGAGGTATTGTACCTGGCTCAGTAGTTCTCTTTGGAGGAGACCCTGGGATAGGTAAAAGTACCCTGATGTTGCAAGCCTCTCATAATTTGGATACATTAAATTTCAGTACCCTTTATGTTTCTGGTGAAGAATCACTGTCTCAATTAAAACTAAGATGTGAAAGACTAGGACTAAACTCTGAATCCTTATTGTTTGCTTCTATCACAGACCTCAGGGAACTAGAAAATAGATTAAATGAACAAAAACCACAAATATTAATAATTGATTCTATTCAATCATTATATACTCCTGAAATTGAAGCCCCGCCTGGAAGTTTATCCCAAGTTAAGCACTGTGCAGCAGTTTTACACTCAGTTGCTAAAGAAAATGAAATTGCTTGTTTGATAGTTGGGCATGTTACTAAGGCAGGCCAAATAGCCGGCCCTAAAGTTTTAGAACATATAGTAGATACTGTTTTATACTTTGAGGGAGATCATCATCAAGACTATAGGATATTGAGAAGCATAAAAAATAGATTCGGCCCCATAGAAATTGGTGTTTTTGAAATGCGTCAAACTGGATTACAGGAAATTACTAACCCGTCCAAATTGTTTTTAAGGAAAAGACCAGACTACACCGTAGGTTCTGCTATCTTACCCAGTTTAGAAGGAACAAGGGCCTTTTTGGTAGAGATTCAAGCTCTGGTCAGTACCAGTCAACTAGGCACTCCCAGAAGAGTTGTCACAGGTATTGACAGTAACCGAGCAGCATTAATAACTGCCGTTTTAGAGAAAAAATCCGGTTTGCACTTAGTAGGTGACGATATTTTTATTAATGTGGTTGGTGGTGCTAAAGTAGCTGAACCTGCAGCCGACTTGGCTGTGGCTCTAAGTTTGATCTCTAGCTTTAAAGAACAAGGGTTTCCGGGAGATTTAGTTGTCATGGGAGAAATAGGTTTAACAGGTGAAATACGATCATGTAATCAACCAGAAAAACGCCTTTTAGAAGCAGAAAGAATGGGTTTTAAAAAAGCAATATTACCCGAAGCTTGCCGTTTAAATCATCATCAAGGAAACATTGAGATTTATCCGGTATCCTATTTGAAAGATGTTTTAGAAATATTATCAGGGTAG
- a CDS encoding folate family ECF transporter S component translates to MFKKKFTTRDLVFMALLIALNVILTRYGSLRINFGGVEAVRIGIGALPVILTGVFFGPIAGGIVGGIGDVVGFMMFPMGAYMPHFTLSAFLTGFIPGLLLYQCEKDNLTFPKLILAIGVGQVVTSLLLTPYFQNTLFGIPFAVTIPARLISQAINIPLYSLLIKMIALKWNTIFAHNHS, encoded by the coding sequence GTGTTTAAGAAAAAGTTTACCACAAGAGATCTGGTTTTTATGGCCTTGTTGATTGCCTTAAATGTAATCCTTACCCGTTATGGTTCACTAAGAATTAATTTCGGCGGTGTAGAAGCTGTTCGTATAGGTATAGGAGCTCTACCGGTTATTCTAACAGGGGTGTTTTTTGGGCCAATAGCTGGTGGTATAGTTGGTGGAATTGGAGATGTAGTAGGTTTTATGATGTTTCCCATGGGAGCATATATGCCCCACTTCACTTTAAGTGCTTTTTTAACAGGTTTTATACCAGGATTATTACTATATCAATGTGAGAAAGATAATTTAACATTTCCGAAATTAATTCTTGCAATAGGTGTTGGCCAAGTTGTGACCAGTCTACTTTTGACCCCATATTTTCAAAACACTTTATTTGGAATTCCCTTTGCAGTAACAATACCTGCTAGATTAATTAGCCAAGCCATTAATATTCCCTTGTACTCTCTTCTCATTAAGATGATTGCATTAAAATGGAATACAATCTTTGCTCATAATCATAGTTAA
- a CDS encoding methyl-accepting chemotaxis protein, with translation MNVGIVGGGNGGESLLKLFRDLDDVNIFWVCDINTEAPAIVLAKDMGIRTISDFNDYINTDLDVVIDVTGVAKVNEQLKELVPHGVSIMDPSAANLLIYTVEDREQMNENLKAQADQLTDVANTLSSNIQQIKSSMEEITTGAENLANLGQDLSKRAKDAESDANSINEVLEFIQKIANQTRIIGLNAAIEAARVGEKGKGFGVVATEVKKLADDSSNSIQEVEETITRVVNHIKEMNSEIQTSSDVAESQAASTQEILASVQEMTEISENLISTAQNLSESNT, from the coding sequence ATGAATGTAGGAATTGTTGGCGGTGGCAATGGTGGTGAGTCTTTACTAAAACTTTTTCGTGATTTAGATGATGTTAATATCTTTTGGGTCTGTGACATTAATACAGAGGCACCTGCCATTGTTCTCGCAAAAGATATGGGTATAAGAACAATTTCGGATTTTAATGATTATATTAACACGGATTTAGATGTAGTTATTGATGTGACGGGAGTGGCTAAAGTAAATGAACAACTGAAAGAGCTAGTTCCCCATGGAGTCAGCATCATGGATCCATCAGCTGCCAATCTTTTGATCTACACTGTAGAAGATAGGGAGCAAATGAACGAAAATCTAAAGGCTCAAGCCGATCAATTGACTGATGTAGCTAACACTCTTAGTTCCAATATCCAACAAATAAAATCTTCCATGGAAGAAATTACTACAGGAGCAGAAAACTTGGCAAATTTAGGACAAGATTTAAGCAAACGAGCTAAGGATGCTGAGTCCGATGCTAACAGTATTAATGAAGTTTTAGAGTTTATACAAAAAATAGCGAATCAAACAAGAATAATTGGCTTGAACGCCGCTATAGAAGCTGCAAGGGTTGGCGAAAAAGGAAAAGGCTTTGGAGTTGTCGCCACTGAAGTGAAAAAATTAGCCGATGACAGTAGTAATTCTATCCAAGAAGTTGAAGAAACTATAACAAGGGTTGTAAATCATATCAAGGAAATGAATAGTGAAATCCAAACCAGCAGTGATGTAGCTGAAAGTCAAGCTGCTTCCACCCAGGAAATTCTTGCAAGCGTTCAAGAAATGACGGAAATATCAGAAAATCTTATTTCAACAGCACAAAATCTCTCGGAATCAAACACATAG
- a CDS encoding PIN/TRAM domain-containing protein — translation MIRRTVRILMTIIGFVAGYQLSYGLTTLDAVSGMDLGESTVLGITLLGGAVLGLIFYFIAPMMMERVIQLTKWIERKMRPIPTRDILLGSFGLLLGLLLGYLISIPIYRIPWVGIYLALAVNLFMGYLGIILTFNRKEELLTLMTFLKSGKNEYFAKEDQKNKSTIKVLDTSVIIDGRIYDVCKTGFLEGTMMIPEFVLEELRHIADSSDLLKRNRGRRGLDILNKMQKEDSIDVEIYEGDVDESEVDSKLVKLAKVMSGKVITNDYNLNKVSELQGVPVLNINELANAVKPVVLPGEEMAVKVIKDGKEAGQGVAYLDDGTMIVVDGGKRHIGEKLEVMVTSVLQTAAGRMIFAKPKYQLDKSHA, via the coding sequence GTGATTCGTCGTACGGTTAGAATATTAATGACAATTATAGGCTTTGTGGCAGGCTATCAACTTTCCTATGGACTGACTACTCTAGACGCTGTAAGCGGAATGGACCTTGGTGAATCTACTGTCCTGGGGATAACATTATTAGGTGGAGCTGTTTTAGGACTGATATTTTATTTTATTGCCCCTATGATGATGGAACGAGTAATTCAGCTAACTAAATGGATAGAAAGAAAAATGCGTCCAATACCTACTAGAGACATTTTGCTGGGTTCCTTTGGTTTGTTGTTGGGTTTGTTACTTGGATATTTGATTAGTATTCCTATATACAGAATTCCTTGGGTTGGAATTTATCTGGCCCTGGCTGTTAATTTGTTCATGGGTTATTTGGGAATTATCCTTACTTTTAATCGCAAAGAAGAGTTATTAACTTTGATGACTTTTCTTAAGTCAGGTAAAAACGAATATTTTGCTAAGGAAGATCAGAAGAACAAGTCCACTATTAAGGTTCTTGACACTTCGGTGATCATTGATGGCCGAATCTACGATGTATGTAAAACTGGTTTTCTAGAGGGGACCATGATGATACCTGAGTTTGTGTTAGAAGAATTGCGTCACATAGCTGACTCTTCGGATCTACTTAAACGCAATCGTGGGAGAAGAGGCTTAGATATTTTAAATAAGATGCAAAAGGAAGACTCTATTGATGTAGAAATTTATGAAGGCGATGTGGATGAATCCGAAGTTGATAGCAAACTAGTGAAACTAGCCAAGGTGATGAGTGGTAAAGTTATCACCAATGACTATAACTTAAATAAAGTATCGGAATTACAAGGGGTGCCGGTTTTGAACATCAATGAACTGGCAAATGCAGTTAAACCTGTGGTATTGCCAGGCGAGGAAATGGCCGTCAAAGTTATAAAAGATGGCAAAGAAGCCGGCCAAGGTGTTGCTTATTTAGATGACGGAACTATGATAGTAGTTGATGGCGGAAAGAGACATATTGGAGAAAAATTGGAAGTTATGGTAACAAGTGTACTACAAACAGCTGCAGGAAGAATGATATTTGCAAAGCCTAAATATCAATTGGATAAAAGTCATGCATGA
- the disA gene encoding DNA integrity scanning diadenylate cyclase DisA produces the protein MRLTYLSKLHDNKEFLDTLAMLAPGTGLRAGLENVLRAKTGGLIVLGDNEEVRELITGGFKIDATFSPSNMYELAKMDGALVLSSDARKIVYANVHLNPDSNISSSETGIRHRTAERVAKQTQKTVVAISQRRNIITIYHNNWKYAMSDIGVILTKANQAVQTLDKYRSVLDQDLTNLSALEFEESVTLADVVKVIQRSEMVMRIVKEIEKYITELGTEGRLVKMQLDELIVNVEDDSYLLIKDYYNSEGHYSPAEISNKISEIESDELLEPEKILEALGYPKKASYLDQKVMSRGFRILNKIPRLPINIVENVVERFGDLRGILNASIEELDDVEGIGEIRARVIKDGLRRIREQALIDRYV, from the coding sequence TTGCGCTTGACATATTTATCAAAATTACATGATAATAAGGAGTTTTTAGATACTCTGGCTATGCTAGCTCCCGGGACGGGGCTTCGAGCAGGACTTGAAAATGTTTTAAGGGCAAAAACTGGGGGATTGATTGTATTAGGTGACAATGAAGAGGTGCGTGAGCTCATTACAGGGGGCTTTAAAATTGATGCCACCTTTTCTCCCAGTAATATGTATGAGTTAGCCAAAATGGATGGGGCTTTAGTTTTGAGTAGTGATGCAAGAAAGATCGTTTACGCCAATGTTCATCTAAACCCTGATTCCAATATTTCTTCCAGTGAGACTGGAATTCGACATAGAACAGCTGAAAGGGTGGCTAAACAAACTCAAAAGACTGTAGTTGCAATATCCCAAAGGAGAAATATTATTACTATTTACCATAATAACTGGAAATATGCTATGAGTGATATTGGTGTGATTTTAACAAAGGCAAATCAAGCAGTGCAAACTCTGGATAAATACCGATCTGTACTGGATCAAGATTTGACTAATCTTTCGGCATTAGAATTTGAAGAATCAGTGACTTTAGCTGATGTGGTGAAAGTGATTCAAAGATCTGAAATGGTTATGAGGATAGTAAAGGAAATAGAAAAATACATTACCGAATTGGGGACTGAGGGACGTTTGGTGAAGATGCAGCTAGATGAGCTAATTGTGAATGTTGAAGATGACAGTTATCTGTTGATTAAGGATTATTATAATTCAGAGGGGCATTATTCGCCTGCGGAAATATCAAATAAAATTTCGGAGATCGAATCAGATGAATTATTAGAGCCTGAAAAAATATTAGAAGCTTTAGGATATCCAAAGAAAGCTAGTTATTTAGATCAAAAGGTCATGTCCCGTGGTTTTAGAATTTTGAATAAAATTCCTCGTTTACCTATAAATATTGTGGAAAATGTGGTTGAAAGATTTGGCGATTTGAGAGGAATATTAAATGCTTCAATAGAAGAATTAGATGACGTAGAAGGTATAGGGGAAATTAGAGCGCGAGTGATAAAGGATGGTTTACGAAGGATTAGAGAGCAAGCTTTAATAGATAGATATGTATAA
- a CDS encoding CarD family transcriptional regulator produces MFKKGDKVVYPMHGAGVIEGVEEREVLGKKHMYYIMKIPVGDMKVMIPKERVDAIGLREIVDKNSVKKVLAILKAEETNVNHNWNQRYRANLEKIRSGDIYQVAEVIRNLVFLDDEKGLSTGEKKMLENAKQILVSELVLAKDIEEEQAHEIINDTLLTTS; encoded by the coding sequence GTGTTTAAAAAAGGGGATAAAGTGGTTTATCCCATGCATGGCGCGGGTGTTATTGAAGGGGTTGAAGAACGGGAAGTTTTAGGTAAAAAACACATGTATTATATTATGAAGATTCCTGTGGGAGATATGAAAGTTATGATTCCCAAAGAAAGAGTTGATGCTATAGGACTTAGAGAAATCGTTGATAAAAATAGTGTAAAAAAAGTTTTGGCTATTTTAAAAGCTGAGGAAACTAATGTAAATCACAACTGGAATCAAAGATACAGGGCTAACTTAGAAAAAATCAGGAGCGGTGATATTTACCAAGTCGCTGAAGTTATTAGGAACCTGGTATTTTTAGATGATGAGAAAGGTCTTTCAACAGGTGAAAAGAAAATGCTTGAAAATGCCAAGCAAATATTAGTTAGTGAATTAGTTCTTGCTAAGGATATTGAAGAAGAACAAGCTCATGAAATTATAAATGATACTTTATTAACAACTTCATAA
- a CDS encoding small, acid-soluble spore protein, alpha/beta type: MARRRNRGVMSEELKYELAKELGVFDTVAREGWGSVPSRDCGNLTKLAIEKAEQMMRDQNQGF; encoded by the coding sequence ATGGCACGTAGGCGAAATAGAGGTGTCATGAGTGAAGAGCTGAAGTATGAACTGGCCAAAGAGCTGGGAGTTTTTGATACAGTGGCCCGAGAAGGTTGGGGAAGTGTTCCATCTCGAGATTGTGGGAACTTAACCAAGTTGGCCATTGAAAAAGCTGAACAGATGATGCGAGATCAAAATCAAGGGTTTTAA
- the pssA gene encoding CDP-diacylglycerol--serine O-phosphatidyltransferase — translation MDIKKILPNILTIANLTVGFAAILLISGEYYSTAVSFVIIAMVLDGLDGKVARKFQVSGDFGTELDSLCDVVSFGVVPGYFMWANNSETSPLITTLFTITALLFLICGAYRLARFNVETTSGEDFTGIPITIAGGILVLGSFYIAPFSAILVIMLAVILSLLMISEVPYPSFKGVTLPNEYWWYLIFLGIIILFILFPLLFLFLLSIYFISGFVKLII, via the coding sequence TTGGATATTAAAAAAATACTACCAAATATATTGACTATAGCCAATTTGACAGTGGGTTTTGCCGCCATCCTATTGATTTCTGGCGAATATTATAGTACAGCTGTTTCTTTTGTGATAATTGCCATGGTTCTTGATGGTTTAGATGGAAAAGTGGCTCGCAAATTTCAGGTGTCAGGTGATTTTGGAACAGAACTTGATTCCCTGTGTGATGTGGTATCTTTTGGAGTAGTACCTGGTTATTTTATGTGGGCAAATAATTCTGAGACAAGCCCACTGATAACAACTTTATTTACAATTACAGCTCTTTTATTTTTGATATGTGGTGCCTATCGTTTGGCCAGGTTTAATGTGGAAACAACCAGTGGTGAAGACTTTACAGGAATACCTATTACAATTGCAGGAGGAATTTTGGTTTTAGGTTCTTTTTACATTGCCCCGTTTAGTGCTATATTGGTAATAATGTTAGCTGTGATTTTATCACTTTTAATGATTAGTGAAGTACCTTATCCTTCTTTTAAAGGGGTAACTTTGCCAAATGAGTACTGGTGGTATCTTATTTTTTTAGGGATTATTATCTTGTTTATATTATTTCCTTTATTGTTTTTATTTTTATTGAGTATTTATTTTATAAGTGGTTTTGTCAAATTAATTATTTAA